In Mytilus edulis chromosome 8, xbMytEdul2.2, whole genome shotgun sequence, the genomic window aaacacgtcaccatcatcaaaacacatcTTTGTCATACATAAATATGTGTACATGTCCTTTGctaaatatgcacatagaccaaggtgaccgacaccggctctttagagcctctattttcaaaattgaatacTAAAAGGTATGGGGAAAATCGTCTGCCTTCAGATTTGCATATTAACTGAGCATATCAATCAATGTTGATATTCTTCATTTGGTCTCAATTGACAAAGTTTTTATATTAACAGGGAATCGACGAGTTCTATAGAACCAgaaaaaaattcaatcaaagtTGGTAATTGATGCGTTTTGTCCCATGATAATTGTGTTTTTATCGTTTTTCTATTTTCCATTATGTTCGATCTTAAGTTTAAAATCAGTAACGTGCGCGCGGGGAATGTACAACAAATGATTTATAGTCACTACAATTCTCAATGTTTGCCTTGGTGGAAATTGTTCTTCACTGTATTCTCTATTGGATGCTCAATAATAACTTCATATATTCATTATGCTTGGTCATGTATTGCCAATATAAAAGCATCAAACCAGAGAAAGGCTATTCTTCTGGGTTTGTTTTCTCGGCTAGCTGGACGTATAgtcaatgtcattttgttttatcccGCCATACAAAGCCAACGTCGCCCTTTCGATGTGTTTGTAGCATTCAATGATGAAGACTTTTAAAGTATCACGTTTTCTGCCTGTCGAATAAAAACTTCTGATCACTCATAATGGAGTCCGTTAGAGATTTATTGCAAAGTTGAGATTCGATGATGATCGACAATCCTTACTGTAATGAGCGAAATTCCGTACCTTCCATTCTGGTCGACCTATGTAAAGATTCATTTAATTGTAGTTCCTTAAAATATACATGCATACTATATAACTGTTTGAGTAGATGAACTTGCGCACCTTTATATACTTTGTCGATGGAGAACACCACTTTATCCTTGtcgtatttgtttttaaatcattcaaataacTCTGAGGGTTTGATTGTCGCAGCCATCAAAGTGGGTTTAAAGACCAGGGGccggttgttcaacttgtcgttaagtCTAACGCTGTCGTTAAAATATGCTAACGCTTCGTTAAAATTTAACGTATGGTTAATCCTGTTGTTCAACGCTACGTTAGATTTAACGCAACGTTAAACTGTCGATAACTTCTATAAAATCTAACGCTGCTATAGACCTTCGTTAAATACTTAACGAAGCGTTTTAATTGATAAAATGGCTGCTCTGTTAATGGTACCTAGGCAAAGAAAAGAGAGAATCTTCAGAGGAATGGTTTCACATCTAAACAATTTGACTGACAATGAAATGAGGATAAGATATAGGTTTGGAAGAGACTCTATAGCCTACATATGTAATATTGTGGGAGATAAATTGAGAAGATCTACAGCAAAGGAAACTGCTCTAACAGTGGAGCAACAAGTATGCATAGCCGTGAGGTTTTATGCCTCTGGGTCATTTTTACAAGTAATTGGAGATACAATGGGCTACGACAAAGCAACTGTATCTAGAGCAGTGAATGATGTTACCAATGCTTTACTTGATGTGAAAGACAACTTCATCCAGTGGCCAAAAGACATCAATTCTAAAAACAGGATGAAGTGTGGTTTCCACAGACAAATGAACTTCCCAAATGTTTTGGGATGCATTGATTGCACACACATCAAGACACAAGGGCCATCAGAGGACGAGGCAGCTTTTGTCAACAGAAAGGGGTTCCATAGTGTGAACGTGCAGGCTGTGTGTGATTACGAAGGTacttatttaatttgttaatcttATGTGTCTGATCTCCTCttcgtctgtttatttgtttACCTTTGTTATTATCTCCCTTAAACTTTCTCGTCAGTAAGCCAACAATTCGGCCCTCGATCTTATACGACCCAAATATTACAAGTGATTGATCGACGATCGGGTCATTGTATGCTATCTTTTCCAATAAGACCGCGCACTTGTGACTCCAAACAGTGTGGTTATACGTGCCACTTATTTATATGTGCTATTTCTAATCTTTACAATGTGGATGAAGGAAAGCATAAATATTACTGTTGTATTTTTCTGtacgggatcgggtgtttttaagctcgagaTTTCAGGAATGACACcctttcgggatttcgggatgaCCCTTTCAGGATCCGGGAATTCCTTTTTCGAATTTCTGGATCTcgggattttgtgtttttaagcccaggatttctgGATCCGGACCCCCCCAAATCATCTGTATGCATTTTTTTAGGGCCTCAATGAGCCTCAATGAAAATAAGACTAGTTCTAATTGAGTTAcactttttaattgaaaaaaaaatatgattattaaCTGGAGTCCCGATAAAGTTCCTATACCCCCTCTTATTTGTCACAAGCAGCAATAGACTGAGTGACCTTTATTCAACAGTTCAAGCTGCAGTTAACTGTAACATTATTTAGTACTCTTCATAGAATTAAattagtttaatattttttcaggGAAATTTACCAATATATCTGCTAACTGGCCAGGGTCAACCCATGATTCCCACATCTTCAACACATCAAACCTATGTCACTACCTGGAGACAAACAACAGAGGACTTGCAGACGGTTTGATACTAGGAGACAGCGGGTATGCATGTCGCCCTTTTCTCATGACACCCTATCTAAATCCCAGAGAAAGACACCAGCAAAGATTTAATAGAGCACACTCCAGTACAAGATCTATTATTGAAAGGGCTTTTGGAATCTTAAAGAGAAGATTTCATGTTTTACACTCTGAGGTAAAaataattatagaatactttaaaatatgataacaaaaaagaagtgtgattgccaatgagaatacTCCAAACTAGAGACCAAATTTCTTGGAAGTTAACATCGATAGataactgtacagccttcaacaatgagataatCCTATATAGTGATGCATAGCTTAAATGGTTAATTAACCTCAGCAGTTTCAtacaaaaaatgccaaaaaaactTCCgccatgaagaaaaaaatatattgagtaAAAagggacacaaaaaaaaaactaattattaAAAGGATActaattagggagctaccatttattGTTTgagggggggtggggggtggggggtggcTAGTATGAAAAatacctttttatttttcacactttcatacataaattgtcatcctgcctctTTTTTACTCAAACTCTTGTCCtgactttttaaatttcatacaagcGACACTATccccataaaaattaaatggaaGCTCTGAAAAACTAGAGACAATTGTTACAGAAAGAGCCGCAGTTAATAGGGATTATAGTGAACCTGTTATTTAAGTAGCTATCGGTATTGTTTTTTTAGAATGCCGTGCAAATAATCATTAACATGGTATTTTTTGTTAAAGTGGATATCTGCATGGGTAATTTTCCAGGAGACAATATTGTAGATAGGTATACACTtctgaaacagtttttttttttaaattgaaagataTTTTCCTGCCCATAATTATGAAATGAAATTTCAGGTCAGAATGAAACCAGAAAAAGTGTGAGTGTTTGGTGCTTGTGCTGTTCTACATAACATAGCTTTAACAAGGAATGAACCTTTGGAAGATGTTTGTGGTGTACATGTTCAGCAAGACCAGCCAGTGCAAGTTCCGAATTTTGAAGGAGAACAGGATGGTAGACACATTAGAGAGCATATCGCAAGAGTTTTCttcaactgaaatacatgtttaATACACAAGAGTCTTTATTTTTTCATCCAATATAAAATTGTGATAAATAATACAGGTTATTTTTTCTCAAAACACATGCATTCGACATGTCAGTGAATTGCAATTGAAGGCTTAGCAAATAATGAGTTCATAAATACATGCACTTGCGGTAATATGAGTTATTGGCACTACGAAGTGTCGGTTGTCACGCTATTTTAAACATCATCTCATTGTTAATTGTACACTGAATGACATTTTACCCCAAGTCTTGATTAAGGTATACATTTAAGGTCATCCTTTGGAATTTGTTCGTCCAATCAGTGAAACCCTTGTCGCAAAGTGGGTCTTCCATATACTGTTGGGTGTGTAAATACGTCGGCACATCCGGTTGGAAAGGGGATGTATAATCTGATTGCGTTGTATGGACAAGTGTAACGCCATGCATATTACAAAATCGTGTGAGGGGTCTGATTATACATATTGTACtctttgttaatttgttctcatcatgaacatgcatgaaatatttgccactggatgtaaagCAAACGATATGAACGAATATAAACATACCAAATAAATGCATAGCCAGAATTaaaacaagagtacacacgctAAAATATCTAGCCttctttattaatcattgatGTTATGTGGATTGTCCTtaatatagaatagaatagaatagaatatttttatttccaaaattacagggcccataaagggcataaaatcagatacgattgatttacataataaagctatattacaactgtcacataaacttaacattaaccaagaagaCTAAACatcgaccaatgaaccatgaaaatgaggacaaagtcaaatgacacctgccagttgtacatgaacaccttacagtccttccatacacccaatatactagacctattgctgatagtatctgagatatggacttgaccaccaaaacttaaccttgttcactgatccattaaatgaggtcgaggtcaagtgaaaactatctgacAAAGAATTGTTAAttgataagaaaaataaatattttaattcattaaaagtTGAGAAAATGTTAGTGGAGTATTCTCTTTTTCTTGTTTCATTAACTCTAGCAACTCTATCTGAAGGTCTAATTTCTTCATCTCTTTTGTCTGCTTTGCCATTTCACCCTTCAAATACAGtacctgaaataaaaatgatacatgtaGATCCATATGATTATTTTAACATATATCTTTATATGTGTCTGTATACCTTACAACTCTTGTGGAATTTACAGAAGTATTGCATGAAACTGAGATTTCCAGATAAAGTGTATGACCTGTTGGACCTATGCTTTGGCCAGAAGCTGGAAGaccataaattttaaatatttatattagaaGATTTTCATAAAGATGTAAATTTTGTGTAATTTAAGATCGATACACGGTCTCACATCATTGCCTATACCAGTGgtagatccagaactttttgtaagcgGGTACTGACTGACCACAAAGGGGAGGGCATCGACCGGGCCCCTAGCCCCCTGGATCTGTATCTGTATGATACAAACTAATCGATGGGGACCCAAAAAGTCAACTTTTCTTAGTGTTGATAATTgaattttacctttttattttCCCGAGTATAATGACAGTCTTGAAACTAACACCGAGCCATTCATTATAAGACAATATGTTAAtcgatttttattattttggattatttctaaaataaatgcAAATGGGAAATTTTACCTGAAGCCCATAAACATCATCAGCAGTTGCTTTCCTTTTCTTTGGATTTTCTGCTTTCTGTGCTGTTAGAGTACCCAGCTCAACTACTGCAGCTACTGGGCGTGGCACCTGGATATGTACAGCCGGTAGAAGCGATATTAGTGGTAATGGCTGAAGAATGGATTCAGATCCAGATTGGGAAAGTGGTTGGCTTGGAGGGGTATCAAACAGGTCCTGGGAATTACTTGCACTCTCCTCTGGCAATGCTGCTGAGTTGTCATCTAGAAAATATAATAAGGagcttgttatttttataattatcatgatgATGAATAGACGTGTGTCTATTGTTAAATTTTCTTACTTAAAGAGAGGTTTTTTTGTCAGACATTCTTTCTTTGCTTTCATTGACCTAGCCTGACAAACCATATGCATCAATGACAACCAAAACGAGACGGTCAGTAACAAAACTATATATCATAAGACAACTTCTGTTCACAATCTCACTCGCtgtcaaaaaaaataatctttacaTTGCTTATTGTTAAATGAAAATTGCTGGCCCATCTACATTTTACAGTGTTGATATTGCGTCCCCTTTGGtatatttgacaaaataaaaagaaccTATTCCAGTGGCACTTCTGTGCATACATTTCTCACTGTatagccctccccctttttatccACATTTTTTTCACTCATATCCCACAAACTTTAACACCatctctatatatttattttccaaaTCTTGAACGATCAACAAAAGATgattattaaaattgttaaaatcttGGCCTTTACGAGCGTATTTAAGGTACGGGTTAGCCAGGGTCCGAGAAACATCGTCCTGTCGGCTAcaaatcaaagggaaataacAGCAAGGAGGTTCTTTCGTGGataaacaaaaaatttgaactgaaCATGTATTGTTCCAAACTATCACTACAATATTGTCAAAAGACAATATTTGAAATCGTCCATCGCTAGAAAAATGTGTGTCATGAGGTAATAAGgctcaaaaacaaatatgttcatTAGCATGCTGAGCGTCTTTCAAGGTTAATATTTAGGACGTAAATACTAGAATGCAGACGACATAAATAATTGACCAAAtgaattgaaatacttatattcACTGAGTAAAACTGAATATAGCCGAATGCCATTTAAATACTAAGCTTACACATTATTCAACATTAATAAATCAGCTAAATACCTGTCAAATTTTTATGACATGGTATAAATAATCGgcgattttttttaacacaaagttGCATGAAATCGAGAGAATAATTAATAGCATttaaagatttattatttttacatattcacAAAAGAGTATAAATTAGTTACTGATACATACCAAGTACACTTTCAACTCCTTCAAGACCTTTGAAAGAATCTGAGTCTTTACAAAGGTCTATTGTTCTTTCAATGGCCAGACACAGTTTTTTTGGCTGTGGACCACCACCAGTAGCCCTCTGCTCCTTGTTACGGTTGTTAAAAACCTTCTTAGCCACCTTCTTGGTGTTAGCCCACTTGTCTTTACAGTCTTTGGGAGACCTGTTGGCAACACCCAGAGCACTGACCAAGATGGAAATCCTGCTCCAGACAGCAATCTTTCTGGAATTGGTTATACCATCCCCAAACTTTTCATTAATCACTTTGTAATTCTTTTGCACTTGATCTTGAATTACATTTACTTCTTCTTGGGTGAAGTTAGGTTTTCTGTCCCTTTGTGTTTTAGCAGAAGACTTGTCAGCCATGTTGAAGTAAATATTAACAAACCAATGCATTGTGGGTAAAGAGAATAATCTCTAAACTTTAGTTAAATATTTAACGAGTGGTTAAATTAATTTACGTCATCGTTAACTAACGACGGCGTTAAACCAAGTTGAACAACACCATTTTAACCATGGGTTAATTAACGATACGTTAGAGTATTTAACGACACGTTAAATTTAACGCTTACGTTAagttaacgacaagttgaacaaccggGCCCAGGTTGCCTTTTGACCACCAGATATAAAATTGCAGTggcaaattgaaaattttagtggCTAGGAATTCATGTCGCCTAAGAAATTTGTTATGAAAGTCTAGTCAGTAGAGCTTATAAAGACTACTGAAAAAAGCTTTGAACTTTCGTTATGAATCTTAAAGGTTTcctttttaaatgatttagatCCCTCAATGGAATCTGATTTGCCAGCTAAATCAGGAAGGCCCTGGCAAAATTTGCAgctcattttattttcaaattcattataGATCAGCAAGGGTAACTCTTTTCCTTCATTTAGCCAGctgtttttaaattttcctaTAAATTTTCCAGTTCGCCTTGAATTGTTGCCGCGATTTTACGCTTAATCGTAACATTATATGATGTACTTGACTCTTCAGAAGCCCGAAGTTTCTATAGGGGAACTCTCCGCTCCTTCTTTTGTTTCTGAGCTGGTGAAACATCGTTGTTATAGGTAGTTGTATTGAAAATGCGTACAGCAACATGTATTGGTCCCGAAAAAACTTCAACAAATACTTGACTTCCCAGTTATTTTAAGCGCTTTTATGACCCCGATAAGATTAAGAATGCTTGGAATCATATTCAAGATTTAGCATACATTCAAGCACTCTAATGACTGTGAATAGAACTTAATAGATATATCCTGAGGCAGGTTGATTATCCGGAATTTTATGGTCGCCAGGTCCAAATATTACTAGTCGCCAAATGGCAACCAAAAATGAAATTAGGGTCACCTGCAGTCTTTATAGGTCGCCCAGGCGACTGTTTTAATAGCCTAAATTGAGGGCTGCGTCGACAAACTTATGAAGCTTCAAAGTACGTTGAtgttgttgaacgaggaatactgctttctcaaaagttgctaatacagggctatgaatcaatcaaattaaggtcatctcTCAAGAAaatttacggtcgccatcatgagctgattggccattatgacaaaagtgtgtcagaaatcatatctgatattcttcctcagtcataataaccttccatcattacagaactgaacaaagaaataacacgacggatgccgtatacggtgcaggaaatgcttacccttccggagcacctgatttcactcccggttttaagaggagttcgtgttgtttcttaattatcatttataaatgttgatgaaaatgtcctttggttttgtgagtcttcgTTTACTCCTtgtttttgattgttattgtcttggtTTTAATCGTTATTTGTTATGGTCGATCATCTATCCATGAAAAAGCTGCTACTATACGTCACAGGGGTAATATACATACAGTTAATAAAAAGAGAACACAATAAAAGTTTGGAATTGTcgtttattttaaatgaaaacgtcaaaagttgttatataaaaaagaggatTATACCTAGTGAACATTACAGATTTATTTCCACCTCGGAAGAGTGACAAATGAAACAATGGATAACAAGTTGGCTTAAACAGTCCTTCGAGTCTGCAACCACCTTTCTAAAGGTGACGTTAATAGGGGATGTATCAAGATCGTTTTCCCGTCCGGTCAGAATAGGGACATTATATATGATGCTTCGTGTAGAGAGCATGTTATTTCTACGTTAAGAATAGTTCAGCACTAATCTTGAGTATCTGGTTTAATATACTCTATAAATGCTGATTATTTGCATCTAGATTTTAACTCCAAAGAGTTTAATATATCGGTCCATGAATCTTTCAATAAATCATTATTCGATATTTTCGGTtaaagatcaaaaataaactttgTCATGACATTATCTTTATATTGCATGATAAGCAAATAAagttaaacattcttatattattttatttgatttcaaacCCAGACTTAGGACGTAGGTTTTCAGTTAGAagtgtttttcatttgtcatttcggagcctttttagctgacaatgcggtatgggctgttcATTTTTGACGGCGgtacggtgatctatagctgTTTTTATGGGCCAaatggtctcttgtggagggttgattcactggcaatcataccccatttCTGATATGTATATTACTTATTTATGTGTGATAAATTTCTccagaaaaaaatacattaatataTACAGACATGTTTTATTTCCACTGTATAATTCCCTCGGTGGCTCTGTCATAGGTGTTAAGATCTTATGAGAAGTACCATCTATGCATCCTACAACATTGTCTATTATCGGCCACCTCCCTCACCAGTTTCTCAAATCCTGTCGTACTGGACAATGGATGAGTGGGAAACAACTTCCCATATCGGTATCCACATGGTGTTCACAATCCTTTCAACCGCTGATCCACTGATTTCAAGTGTCAATGAGAGAATTGTATATTTAGGTTATTGCCGCAACCAG contains:
- the LOC139484102 gene encoding uncharacterized protein; this encodes MADKSSAKTQRDRKPNFTQEEVNVIQDQVQKNYKVINEKFGDGITNSRKIAVWSRISILVSALGVANRSPKDCKDKWANTKKVAKKVFNNRNKEQRATGGGPQPKKLCLAIERTIDLCKDSDSFKGLEGVESVLDDNSAALPEESASNSQDLFDTPPSQPLSQSGSESILQPLPLISLLPAVHIQVPRPVAAVVELGTLTAQKAENPKKRKATADDVYGLQVLYLKGEMAKQTKEMKKLDLQIELLELMKQEKENTPLTFSQLLMN
- the LOC139484101 gene encoding putative nuclease HARBI1, whose product is MAALLMVPRQRKERIFRGMVSHLNNLTDNEMRIRYRFGRDSIAYICNIVGDKLRRSTAKETALTVEQQVCIAVRFYASGSFLQVIGDTMGYDKATVSRAVNDVTNALLDVKDNFIQWPKDINSKNRMKCGFHRQMNFPNVLGCIDCTHIKTQGPSEDEAAFVNRKGFHSVNVQAVCDYEGKFTNISANWPGSTHDSHIFNTSNLCHYLETNNRGLADGLILGDSGYACRPFLMTPYLNPRERHQQRFNRAHSSTRSIIERAFGILKRRFHVLHSEVRMKPEKV